Proteins encoded together in one Riemerella anatipestifer window:
- a CDS encoding MbnP family protein: MKKYIVFAYVAIILSLVVSCNRDEEPTINTNDKNSVTLKFENFFNGQAMYGLSGVYTSSSSQKHKFTTLKYIVSDVILVKSDGTEVKYHYQNSDKGAYIVDQSEEAITHNFVLEEIPAGDYKQVKFGLGISPDAFILGQEKQALFWDKAKTNGMSWSWASGYKFVNFEGTYSDTLDKNFKIHIGNIGNPQQSNTPDVYKVVTLDLPQAAKVRKAIAPQIHIMADINQFLSGKNKVVLSDDNAQAMHPSKAIVRETAENLSLMFSVDHVHNN; the protein is encoded by the coding sequence ATGAAAAAATATATCGTGTTTGCTTATGTCGCAATCATTTTAAGTTTGGTGGTATCTTGTAATAGAGATGAAGAGCCAACTATAAATACTAACGATAAAAACTCTGTAACACTAAAATTTGAAAACTTCTTTAACGGACAGGCAATGTATGGGCTTTCTGGAGTCTATACTTCGTCATCATCTCAGAAACACAAGTTTACCACTTTAAAATACATCGTGAGTGATGTTATTCTAGTAAAATCCGATGGTACGGAGGTTAAATATCATTACCAAAATTCAGACAAAGGGGCTTATATCGTAGACCAGTCAGAGGAAGCAATAACGCATAATTTTGTGTTAGAGGAAATTCCTGCTGGAGATTATAAGCAAGTTAAGTTTGGGCTAGGTATTTCTCCTGATGCCTTTATTTTAGGGCAAGAAAAACAGGCTTTGTTTTGGGATAAAGCTAAGACTAACGGTATGAGCTGGAGCTGGGCAAGTGGCTATAAATTTGTGAATTTTGAAGGAACTTATTCTGACACTTTAGACAAAAACTTCAAAATACATATAGGTAACATAGGAAATCCACAACAGAGCAATACTCCTGATGTTTATAAAGTTGTTACATTAGACTTACCGCAAGCGGCTAAGGTAAGAAAGGCGATTGCTCCTCAAATACACATTATGGCGGATATTAACCAATTCTTAAGTGGTAAGAATAAAGTGGTTTTATCAGATGATAATGCACAGGCAATGCACCCTAGTAAAGCTATAGTAAGAGAAACAGCAGAAAACCTTTCGCTTATGTTCAGTGTAGACCATGTTCATAATAACTAG
- a CDS encoding ABC-F family ATP-binding cassette domain-containing protein yields the protein MLSVQSLGLHHSGNYLFRDVNFTIKKEDKIGLVGKNGAGKSTLLKMLSGEISFYEGEVIPEGNISIGFLKQDLDFVKGRTVWDETMQAFEQINAMKAELDEVNHQLATRTDYESDAYHQLIHRMTELNDLLHHHDAYNLEGDMEKILLGLGFKADDFQKITDEFSGGWRMRIELAKLLLQKNDLMLLDEPTNHLDMESIIWLENFLKDYPGAIVLVSHDKQFMTSVCNRTFDINNKKVDDYKANYTKYLELRKERREKLEQAKKNQDAEIKQMEDNINRFRASATKASFAQSLIKKLEKIERIEIDNEDVSKFNIRFVQSIVPGKVIFEAENLGKAYGTKQVFDGVDFFVQRGEKIALLGQNGQGKTTLAKILAGEIKDYSGNWNLGHNVNIGYFAQNQEEVLTPNKTVLEEAEDAATEETRPRVRDLLGSFLFQGDAVNKKTKVLSGGERNRLALCKLLLRPFNTLIMDEPTNHLDIQSKEIIKLALQNFEGTLIVISHDREFLQGLCDKIFEFRDGKMKEFLGNIDEYLEYRQKESIREISVEKSKLEEKAKTPPPKAEPVVVEKPQFISKEQKNLQNKIKKLEEKIADYETEIATLEDIFAKTNPTEQELEKYQTLQKELEAIMSEWESLSEQLDTF from the coding sequence GTGCTTTCAGTTCAGAGTTTAGGGTTGCATCATTCGGGGAATTATCTGTTCCGTGATGTTAATTTCACTATAAAAAAAGAAGATAAAATAGGTTTAGTTGGGAAAAATGGAGCTGGTAAATCTACACTCCTCAAAATGCTTTCGGGCGAAATAAGTTTCTACGAAGGCGAAGTGATCCCAGAAGGTAACATCAGCATAGGTTTCTTAAAGCAAGATTTAGATTTTGTAAAAGGTAGAACCGTTTGGGACGAAACGATGCAAGCCTTTGAACAAATCAACGCGATGAAAGCAGAGCTAGACGAAGTTAATCACCAACTAGCCACTAGAACCGACTACGAAAGCGATGCCTACCATCAGCTCATTCATCGTATGACGGAGCTTAACGACTTGCTTCATCATCACGATGCTTACAACCTAGAAGGCGATATGGAGAAAATACTTTTGGGACTAGGCTTTAAAGCAGACGACTTCCAAAAGATAACCGATGAGTTTTCTGGCGGTTGGCGTATGAGGATAGAACTCGCCAAACTACTCCTCCAAAAGAACGACCTTATGCTACTGGACGAGCCTACCAACCACTTGGATATGGAGTCCATCATTTGGTTAGAAAACTTCCTGAAAGATTATCCTGGGGCTATTGTACTGGTAAGCCACGACAAGCAATTTATGACTTCGGTATGCAACCGAACTTTTGACATCAATAATAAAAAAGTAGATGACTACAAAGCCAACTACACCAAATACCTAGAGCTCCGCAAGGAACGAAGAGAGAAACTAGAACAAGCTAAAAAGAACCAAGATGCCGAAATCAAGCAAATGGAAGACAACATCAACCGATTTCGTGCTAGCGCTACCAAGGCTTCTTTCGCTCAATCCTTGATTAAAAAACTAGAAAAAATAGAACGCATAGAAATAGATAACGAAGATGTTTCCAAGTTCAACATTAGGTTTGTGCAGAGTATCGTTCCTGGAAAAGTAATCTTTGAAGCTGAAAATTTAGGAAAAGCCTACGGCACAAAACAGGTTTTTGACGGTGTAGATTTTTTCGTCCAAAGAGGCGAAAAAATAGCCTTACTCGGACAAAACGGTCAAGGTAAAACTACCCTTGCCAAAATACTCGCAGGAGAGATTAAAGATTATTCAGGAAATTGGAATTTAGGACACAATGTAAACATCGGCTACTTTGCCCAAAATCAAGAGGAAGTACTCACTCCAAACAAAACCGTACTAGAAGAAGCCGAAGATGCTGCCACAGAAGAAACCAGACCTAGAGTAAGAGATCTTTTAGGGAGCTTTCTCTTCCAAGGCGATGCCGTAAACAAGAAAACCAAAGTGCTTTCTGGAGGCGAAAGAAATAGATTGGCATTATGTAAGTTGTTGTTGCGTCCGTTCAATACTTTGATTATGGACGAACCTACCAACCACCTAGACATACAGTCCAAGGAAATTATAAAACTCGCCTTACAGAATTTTGAAGGCACGCTTATCGTTATTTCTCACGACAGGGAATTCTTGCAAGGGCTTTGCGATAAGATTTTTGAGTTTAGAGATGGTAAGATGAAGGAGTTTTTAGGTAACATAGACGAATACCTAGAATACCGACAAAAAGAAAGCATCAGAGAAATATCCGTAGAAAAATCTAAGCTAGAAGAAAAAGCCAAAACACCTCCTCCTAAAGCAGAGCCTGTAGTGGTAGAGAAACCTCAGTTTATCTCTAAAGAGCAAAAAAACCTACAAAACAAAATAAAGAAGCTAGAGGAGAAAATAGCCGACTACGAAACTGAAATAGCAACTCTAGAGGATATATTTGCAAAGACCAATCCTACGGAGCAGGAACTAGAAAAATACCAAACCTTACAAAAGGAACTAGAAGCTATTATGTCTGAATGGGAAAGCCTATCGGAACAGTTAGACACATTTTAA
- a CDS encoding cytochrome-c peroxidase, producing the protein MKSYIITGLVVLVSVLSCRNDEAEVQYPIDQPYTFGIPSNFPEVKYNLQANKPTEYGVQLGKKLFYDGRLAKDNAVACAFCHIQADAFTHHGHTVSHGVEGREGFRNALPIQNMIFLDKYMWDGSVTDLEMQPIIPISAHEEMDETIENITQKIKDDKDYKRLFTIVYGDDKVTAERILKSITQFMSIMISANSKYDKVVRNEGEKFTGEEARGYAIFKQKCVACHSTDLFTDQSYRNTGLPYNPILKDEGRKRVTGKDSDFLKFRVPSLRNVEYTAPYTHDGRFYTLKALLDFYDSGVIDNPNLDPEFRKVKGRVGIPLTEQEKYDLILFLKTLSDTQFITNPAFSE; encoded by the coding sequence ATGAAAAGCTACATTATCACAGGACTGGTGGTTCTTGTTTCTGTGCTTTCTTGTCGGAATGATGAGGCAGAAGTTCAGTATCCTATAGACCAACCTTACACATTTGGAATACCATCTAATTTTCCAGAAGTGAAGTATAATTTACAGGCTAATAAACCTACGGAATATGGCGTTCAGCTAGGGAAAAAGCTATTTTATGACGGGAGATTAGCCAAAGATAATGCTGTAGCGTGTGCTTTTTGTCATATTCAAGCAGATGCCTTTACACATCACGGGCACACGGTGAGCCACGGAGTAGAAGGTAGAGAAGGTTTTAGAAACGCTTTGCCTATTCAGAATATGATTTTTTTGGATAAATATATGTGGGACGGCTCTGTAACCGATTTAGAGATGCAACCCATTATTCCTATTTCTGCACATGAGGAAATGGACGAAACCATAGAAAATATTACGCAGAAGATTAAAGACGATAAAGATTATAAAAGACTTTTTACCATTGTGTATGGCGATGACAAAGTTACGGCTGAAAGAATTTTGAAGTCCATCACACAGTTTATGTCTATAATGATTTCGGCTAACAGTAAGTATGATAAAGTGGTAAGAAATGAAGGAGAAAAATTTACAGGGGAGGAGGCGAGAGGTTATGCTATTTTTAAGCAAAAATGCGTAGCATGTCATTCCACAGATTTGTTTACAGACCAAAGCTACAGAAATACAGGACTGCCTTATAATCCTATATTAAAAGATGAAGGTAGAAAAAGGGTAACAGGCAAAGATTCTGATTTTTTGAAGTTTAGAGTGCCTAGTCTTAGAAATGTGGAATATACCGCTCCTTATACTCACGATGGTAGATTTTATACATTAAAGGCATTACTTGATTTTTATGATTCGGGGGTTATTGACAATCCTAACTTAGATCCTGAGTTTAGAAAGGTTAAAGGTAGAGTAGGAATTCCTTTAACGGAGCAAGAAAAATATGATCTTATTTTGTTTTTAAAAACATTAAGTGACACTCAATTTATTACTAACCCAGCATTTTCAGAATAG